A window of Fusarium musae strain F31 chromosome 1, whole genome shotgun sequence genomic DNA:
GACCCCAGCCAGATAATCGACAGTGTCGAGAACCTACATCTATTGCTTCTCGCTCCTCAGATATCCATGATTCTCATTCAACAATTTGAGTATGCTGTCAGCGATTTCCTGGCCTTGGCATCATTGTTAAGACGATCTTTCTCACCCTAAATCAACAACCGGTACTTGTACTGTATTAGCCATTCGGACAGCCATTGCTTTATAGAATGAGAACCCCGGCGTCTACTGAACGTGGGAGGATATTCTTATACAACCGCATGATTGTGgacttcttcagaagctcagctcagcagAGGGCTGTGACTATGTGAGACAACTTGTGATAACCTCAAAGAGTGCATGGAACAGTGTCGTGAAGCACAGGACAAGGACATACTTGGCGAGAGAGAAGGAGTTTCATGCGATGAACACACTCAAGGTTGTGTAACGGTTCATTTCGACAGAACAATCCACAGAACAGAAATGCTGAAGGACAAGCTTATGGTAACAATGTTTCGCACGTCACCCCGTCCTCCCGTGGCAAGGACATCGACTCTGAAGAAATATCTCGTCCCCTCCCAGCTACCGATTGCTACGAACCTGAGGGAGACAAGGCGACTGCGGACTAGAGAATCGAGAGACTTGGTGGCGGCCTAGGATGGACCCCGGCCATGCTAGAGCTTCTGATACAGGCCTCTATTAGGCAGCACATCTGCAACTCTTCTCGACATAATACCTGGAACTGCCCCGAGTTCCCAACGAATGATATACACGAAATGATCAATATCATGGTCTTCAGCAGGGCCAATATGCCACCTCTTACGGAAAGTTTATTTATCCTATGCTGTTTGACTACAAGTAGGCAGCTCATCATAGCCACCGCTATACGGAACCCAAACCTCACAAGCCAGGCAATTATAGTGTGTCCTATGGCCAAGGCGGTGGATATATTTCGCCAGGGCCCCATACCTGAATTTTAGTTGGAGTGTTTGGAGTCTGAAGGTCGCATTGAACTACACGGAAAAGACAATTTCACATCACACTGATAGACATACCTACTTGTGTTTTGTTATTTCTCAAGCTCACGGTCAACCAACCCTGCAGCATAGCCGCGGAACTAATCGCCGGCCTAGCATACCGATCTAGCAGCGACCGAGTCGGTAGTCTTCCTCCGAACACACCTCACACTACAGTCACTATTAAGACCTGTCTGATGACTTGCACTATGCACTGGTACTCGGGCCACCTTCTCGATATCATCCAGGCTACCTGTATAATAAATGAGGACGCCAAGATTACGAATGAAGATATCTTACGCTCCCGAACGGCTGAAGATCCATGATCTCCTGGTGGCTTCCACATTCGACGACACGACACATCGAGGCTTCATCGACAGCCACCGTCGTTGGCTTTACCCCGATCAATCGACGATGCCACTCTCGAATTCATCACTCATCCACTTACGTAAAACACAGCACTATGAATGGTTCTCAGAGTCTCCTTTACTTATAACAGCTACAAAAACTGGAGACACCGGAAGCTATGGCTGTTGGCCATTTCGCGTCCATCGAAAAGATCGACAACACTACAAAAACCAAATTGTCTCTCCGACTTACACCAAACCGCAACAGCTAGTAGCGGAATGATGATACCCACAACGCCTGTGGCTTCTCACAAGTCCGGGTTTTGTGTGGAGTATGGATCACTCCTATTCCTAAAATATGCACTCGAAGCTGCCATGAGGGCCTCTTCACGTCGCTTTGTATGGCGCTGATTGGGATGGAGGATATGCTCATTGTTTGCAGCGTCACAGTTCCCATGGTAGCATGCAAGCGAGAGAGAATCCGAGGCTTGCCCTCGACATGTCCATCCTTGGCATTTTTTAAATCATCGATCCAGGGGGTTCTGTCAGCATATGAAACCACTGGAGACGCTGCGTATATAGATCTGATCCAGGAGAAGCTGGCCGAGATCGATGGCATTTCCTAGAAGGACTTGTCGGCTTGTTGCCAGCTCGGATTTACAATCAAGGTAATGCTCGAAATACCTGAAGACTGCGGCAAAAATAAGATAGCGACGCCTCTTGTTAAGCTGATCAAGGTACTTTCATCCTCTGCACGGTGCGTTATATACCTATAAGCTAATATCAAGTCCAGGAGGCCTGGTTTTCCGATCGAGAAGTCTGGCCCCAGTGACTACAAACAATCTCATGTTACTACTGCCTCATGGCGGAGAGGAATAGGGCCCTCAAAACGCTCGATGTCTCTGTGAATTTCTCAGAGCTTGATTGAAGGTCGTTATCACCAGTCATTCTCGTTATAGCTCACGCGTATCAACGTCAACTGGCCTGGCTTCAACTCTTCATCTGTGCCTTCTCGCGCATATTTGATACAGATCTCTAAAAGCGGCTTATACTTACAATATCCAAGTTTTAGCGTTCTGTGGAGCTAACAACTGGTGCCGCTCAGATTCTGACGTGATGAACTTGGCAGTTCTGCTGTGTCAAATACCGAAGTATACCAAATCCTGGCTGCACTGTTCCTCAGTCGGTACTTCCTTCAAGGAAAGGCTTTCCAAGAGGAACCTTGAATTGTTTTAGTCCAAGACACGCCCGGAAGCCACAGTTCTAGCGGACTGACAATCAATCGGCGAGTTCATCAGTGAATATCTTCCGATGACTCGGAGTCTTTGACGACTGAGCCGTGTTATGACACTGGCTTCCTAACGCCACTagcttcaagatcaagaggcCATGTTAGAAGCCCAAATGAGCAAAAATCGggaagcaaagaagccaaagaatCGACTACATCTGCTAAGCTTCACTTCCGCCTCAAAGTCTGCTACTGTCAATGCCAGCAGGTCGTGAGACCCCTTTGGCCCAAAGGCTtattcaacaacatcaacgtATACAAGCTTCTAAGAGCCCGACGACACAGCAAGCTGATGCAAATGGTCGCACTGGAGGACAGCCCAAGTTTCATTTTGGTCTTTCTCCCATGGACATTTGCCAGGACAATTTGAGCACATACCAGAAGCCAATTCCGGAATGCGCCATGCGAGATTACCAGGGGATCATTATCGTCAAGCACAGATCACGGTGATATATTGACTATCGATGCCACAGGCGCTGGCAATTAGTCACCGAAGAGTACTACAGACCCAGATGTCAATCGACCTTCAAAGGCTCTTTGTTAATACTTCATGGTATGCGTAAAGTCTTCACAACCAAAGACGAAGCCATAATGTTCGAAGACATCAAATACGTCAAACATAGACTCGGTGAACTCAACAAACCCCTAAATAGTCACTCTTTTACATTAGGAAGTTGATTTTAGCTTGTTGGTACGGGAAGATGGGACTACCAGCGAGTAATGCTTTGCTCCGACAGAACTTGGAATCTTGGGGGTAGTCAAACCGTCCCGCAAACACTCAACTAAGCTCGAACTAGACAACGGCCGATGTTGTGCTTGCTGTCGTCAGGGAACTCTAACCTGAGCTGGAGGATGAACTTACGACTCAGTCTAGGCTCTCCTAGCTCCAGTGCTAATTCTTACCTTACACAAAACTCTTCTATCAGTCTGTCGCCATGAGCGACAGCAAGAAGCGCGCATACGGAAACAAAGTATACTCcctactatatacttaagttcATTGACTAATCTGCTACGCCGTGGAACAAATCACCGAAAGTACCCCGATGCCATGATCAACATCACAGAAGCGTCGCAAGTGTGGCAATTTCATTTGGTACCTAACTATCGCCTCTCCTTGACCCTTGGACACAGATTACCAGCAACATATCCTTGGTCTGCTTGATGTCTGCGTATATCCCCTTATGAGACCATTCTTGCAGCTCAATAGGATCTGGTATAGATCCTTCTTAAGCCGCGTGGCCCAAACAACTGCATAAAACAGTGAGGCCGGGCCCAGCTCGATCTCAGAATCGCCATGTTTCGCGGGCAGATCAATATGTCTCCCCAATCGCGAATACCCGTCCTTCTCCCATCGCCGATACCTGTCCCAGATTCCCTGGTGTTAGATCTGAAGCATCTACGCCTCATGGTATAGCTACTCTACGCTCTATTCTAGTGTAGCTGTCGCTAGAATAATTGTGGATGCCACAGCCATGGCTTAGACCGCAGACTCATACTCTCACTTGCTAGAAATGCCTCACTCTGAGACTATCTCACTACGAGACTATCTTACCCCGTGTGCCACTCCAAGCAGGGAGACCAACCCTTCAATTCTATGGACTTCCAGTGCCAACCAATGTGCCCAGTATGGCATGGATCCCAAAGACTATCAAAGAGGGTGTGCAGAGTGCAGATGAAGCAAGGCTTTGATAGATGTCTATAGTCAGATGGAGATAGAGAGCATGATTTCCTTATAGGGGAAAGACACCACATCGAGCAGATTATACAACCGGCTTCCTCTCTACAGCATCACGAATATCAGCCGAAAATACACGAGGACACTCACAAAGCGCCCCTCAATCAACTCTTACAGTGCTAGTGCCTCTGGTGAGTAAGCCCATCTGTATCGCTTCGGTTCATCACTAACGCTTCACTTGCAGGTCCGACTGAGCTGAAGTCTTTACCCTCTCCACTCATCGATTCCCCTGCGCTCAATTCTGTGcttgcaagaagaaggcgacatTATGAGAGACGCAGAGATCGAAGATCTGACTGTGTAGAGcgtggagatgatgagaaatggCACGGCAGGTAACGAtccaaaagccaagacaagCTAACTAGCAATGGTGAGCCTTGTCAAGTATGTCTCAAAGATGCATCAACTGATTCGTTCACGAGCTTGTCATCGGCTCAAGTTGATGGATCAAATTTGGTCGACAAATTTTCGAGAACCTGGAACAAGCATATCCTTAAGAAAGAGGGTATTGGCTGGAGAGGAAAGAGTGTCCGCAAGCGATGTATGACAGCATATACCTTgccaagaagatggtgatgatctcGCAGTGGGCCCgagaaaggaagagaccTATGGACTCTTACAACACAGTTCCCAAAGTGGTCTTCAACCAGGAAACCGCAATGTTGTGCCGGGCGCCGAGGCTTGAGAGACGTCGAGGCCAAGGTATTTTGGCATTGGACCAactcgatgatgagatgggtgAGTTGGGTCTTGAGCAGCAGGGGTCAAGGGGCGCAAGCCAGCTTCGAGCCAAACGCCGGTCTCATTCGGCAAGGTGCTATCGTGCCAGGCATCTCGACTTCAGATGTTACTTTTTGCATGCAGTCAAGAAATCGATCTCAGAACACATCATTCCACCAGGCCTCCCAAAAGACGAGGCCCTGGCAGAAAGCGACAGCGATCGCCAGATGCCAGTCGTGTCCCGCAAATAACACGAGCAGCACGCTTCACAACGAGGACCGAATCGCTGGCCATGTCCCTGAAGATAGCATCGAGTAACACTGCCAAGAGATCCAACTAGTGGTTCATTCTCAACACATGCTTATGCATAGAAACTCGACATTCAGGACACGATTGGACAATAATTCCTCCTTCTTCGAGATATGCATACCTGTCTGTCCTCAGCGTGCTCAGGGCAAAAGCACCCAGTCCTAATCTCTTATTTTGAGCATACCATTCTTAACCATCGagaccttctccttcaaaaTCCTACCGACAGTCCCAGTAACCAAGAGCTGATCTGGCTCCTATATCCCAGCCACCGAGCGTCGATCAGCCAATTTCTAGCCAAGAGGAACTGAGCGATAGCCAAGTCATCAGGCTTCCTAaccagcctcaatctcatcatgacTCAAGTCAGGGGCCGACGCTGACATCACCAAGGTGGCGCAACAACTCCAGCACCTTACACATTCGCTATCTCAAGTCGCCCAATTCTGGGCCTTAGCTTATCAGTCATATTGGCTCTCATTAGGACCTAGCATGATGCCTCGCAAAGGTGGGCCTTTATCTTGTTCAGCCTGAAGTACAAGAAGGGAGATAATCAAGCTCAGCACCCGTAACGGTGCAGCTTACCGAACTGCTCAAGCTTCAGGCCAGAACCAGCCTGTAAGCTCGGGCTCCGAACAAACACCTCCATCATCTGAAGCGGGCCCTTCAGGTCAAAACAATCATCTCAGCGCAAGCCCATGTCCTCCGTCAAAGACTCCCCCGACCCCGGTgaccaacccaacccagcACGACAGGCCATGGCCGCCAATGCCTACTTGACCCAAGCAGAATCTATCGTCAAGGTCCTTCAGAAGATGATCGCAAAGCGGCCTGTATATATCGACCCATCCCTCTACATCTGCGGTCACGTTGTCCAGATGACGTGAGTGCCTCTAAGTTGCCATGTATTCCAATAAGTCCCCTGGGGGTATAGAAAAGATTTCTCAAGTGATCCAAAAAGATCCAAACCTTCAAGAAGACCTTTTCGGAAAAGTGAAGGTAGAGGGCCTCGGGCAACAAGAAGCAGGGTGCGAAATCCGAAGAGGCATGGTTCGAGTGCACGATTCCACAGTCAACACGACCCATCTAGCTCAACGCCCAAAGAATTGATACGCTGAGAAAGCAAAGCAGGCggcgaagaacaagaattCGTGGAGGGAAAACCACGTTAGATTGAATCCAGAAGGAGAAAAAGAACGCT
This region includes:
- a CDS encoding hypothetical protein (EggNog:ENOG41): MSSVKDSPDPGDQPNPARQAMAANAYLTQAESIVKVLQKMIAKRPVYIDPSLYICGHVVQMTMAVPTITVSSPKATSGSPMTRAVTTPIERNIQKLMVSSSRLTITTRSATCAYQNRR